GACACCATGGAAGGACATAAGTAATGCATTCCGTGGAAATGTCATGGACAGCAGAATAATTTTAAGCACAATCGTTCCATCCGTCGCCAGGGCGCGAAGCTGTGGGAGACCTGGCAGTTATATGTACACAATGAAAGGTCTGGACAAAGAAAATTCAAGAAGACTATTCCGGACGAAGTTCTGGCAAGATGATGGCTACTCAGCAGAAGATGAAGTTGACTTGCAGGACAATGATGTTGATATCATCACTAAAAAGTGTGATGGCTTACCAATGGCATTGATCAGTACAGCTAAATATTTGCGTCAGAAAGGGCCAGATCCAACAATTAAAGATTTTAAGCAAGTAAGCCAAGAACTTCGTGACTGCCTGGCATGTCGTGAGACCAGCTCTTCTGAGGATTTCTCCGCATTTGCGGAAATGAGAAAGGCGCTTGTTGAGCCCTACGAGAACCTCAAACATGGTGAGAAGGAGTGCTTACTTTATGTAAGCATATTTTCCCATGGTCATCAGACAGCCACCAATTCCCTAGTCAGAAGATTAATAGCAGAAGGATTGCTTCCTAGAGATGACGATGTAGCCAAAGATCAACAGTTGATTGTTGGAGATGTCCGTGAGTGTTTGAGGAAATTGATGGACCATAGCATGATTGAGCCCGTTCCCATTCGCAACTATACCAACGTTGCCAAGAGGTGCCGAGTGCATAGTATAATGCTGGAGTTTACCATCAAGATAGCAGTGTCCAGAAACTTCATGAGTCTGATTCACGAGGACAAGGCTCTGCATAGCAGAACCGGCAAAGTCCGCCGGCTCACTGTTCAGTCCAGCTCCCTTGTACGAGGCACCACACGTCCAGAGGGAATGGATTTGTCTGTTCTCAGGTCCTTGGCAATATTCAAGAGTAGGATTCTGGATTTTGAGGAATGCAAGCTGGTGAGAGTCTTGGACCTCGAAGGTTGCACTGGGCTTACAAAGGAGGTTCTTGATAACATATGTGGGTTGCTGCTTCTCAGGTTTCTCAGCCTCAGGAATTCAGATACCAAGGAGCTTCCCGAAAATGTGAAGGAGCTCCAATGCTTAGAGACGCTGGACACTCGGGGCACACTGGTGGAAAAATTGCCTGTGGAAGTCATCATGCTCCCACGGATTGCCTACCTGTTTGGCAAGTTTGAGCTAACCAACGTGGACAACAAAAACAGAGACAAGGTTGCCAAGTTTCTTTCAGAAAAGAGAAGTCAGCTGCACACTCTTGGTGGTATATCTGTCCACGAGACACCATGTTTAGAGATTGTCGTAGATGTAGTACATCACGCCACAAAGCTGAAGAAGGTAAAGGTGTGGTACAAGGAAGCTCCGAGTAGCACAGTTCCTGCCACTTGTATACCAGAACCAATCCCTGGTGATAGGAATTTGGTTCACACTGGCCTGGAATCCACTCTTAAGAAGCGTTCTATCGATCCGGATCCTTGTATGGATCTCGACTCCGTGTCCGTTGATTTCAATTGTGTCCCCAATACCTTTCTGGATTTTCTCAAGACCGGTGGCACTATAAGTGCCATCAAACTGTGTCAAGGATTTGGAACTCTGCCTAAGACTGCCGAGTTAAAACAGGTGAGCAATCTCAAGAAACTGCACCTCTTCTCAACTGGTCGCAAGAGCGACGAATTGTCGCAGCTGCAACACTTGCATTGCCTGCAATATCTCAAGCTCGCAGAGGATGTTGATGGATTATGGAATCACGTCTTCCATGTGAAAGCTGGCGGATTCGAAAGCCTCATCTGGCTGTGCTTTGAGGCCTCAAAGCTCCCTCCTATAATGATCGACGAAGGAGCCATGACCCTTGTGGGTTCTCTTCAGCTGCTTTCGCCAGCACTTCGTG
This DNA window, taken from Triticum aestivum cultivar Chinese Spring chromosome 1D, IWGSC CS RefSeq v2.1, whole genome shotgun sequence, encodes the following:
- the LOC123183464 gene encoding disease resistance protein RGA4-like, whose product is MEVISLIKSVMGCMKTLADLIEKNIERRDSLAVGLISMKNYLQILIDIEGRFKRKQLQLAPGMQLQLQELAFDIDDFIQALWVPGPCRSFFLAAVGLDSRPRLIQLIDDFKDRIKSLIEELPKSFEPMPPPTGGTSTLASPPSSTRAPISYAREVDLVGIQGPKMEIKELLSPHVEPHRGTLSVISIVGCSGSGKTALARTLYEDDAVTKDFDYKAWVVASDHIHAGFLNKILEEVIPTSLLGRISQALQRFLNMILQVVRLSPARWSTSEAVQHFRKDKRYLVFVDDMERVTPWKDISNAFRGNVMDSRIILSTIVPSVARARSCGRPGSYMYTMKGLDKENSRRLFRTKFWQDDGYSAEDEVDLQDNDVDIITKKCDGLPMALISTAKYLRQKGPDPTIKDFKQVSQELRDCLACRETSSSEDFSAFAEMRKALVEPYENLKHGEKECLLYVSIFSHGHQTATNSLVRRLIAEGLLPRDDDVAKDQQLIVGDVRECLRKLMDHSMIEPVPIRNYTNVAKRCRVHSIMLEFTIKIAVSRNFMSLIHEDKALHSRTGKVRRLTVQSSSLVRGTTRPEGMDLSVLRSLAIFKSRILDFEECKLVRVLDLEGCTGLTKEVLDNICGLLLLRFLSLRNSDTKELPENVKELQCLETLDTRGTLVEKLPVEVIMLPRIAYLFGKFELTNVDNKNRDKVAKFLSEKRSQLHTLGGISVHETPCLEIVVDVVHHATKLKKVKVWYKEAPSSTVPATCIPEPIPGDRNLVHTGLESTLKKRSIDPDPCMDLDSVSVDFNCVPNTFLDFLKTGGTISAIKLCQGFGTLPKTAELKQVSNLKKLHLFSTGRKSDELSQLQHLHCLQYLKLAEDVDGLWNHVFHVKAGGFESLIWLCFEASKLPPIMIDEGAMTLVGSLQLLSPALRGVSGIRHMSNLREVILHRYATDDTVKGWKKFVEGHINRPYVERQQA